In Thermodesulfobacteriota bacterium, the following are encoded in one genomic region:
- a CDS encoding (Fe-S)-binding protein, with amino-acid sequence MKPIIMAVLIIAAFGFFAYNIYNLIKLLRLGKYEQRFDNIKERIRLVLVYVFGQKRLVKNYTFAGIEHFMIFWGFVIITIGTIEMLISGVIPGFKLIPGKAHVAYEFILDIVQLLVLVAIVMGIINRTTIARRREVNGLDAVVILGLIFGLMVTALTAMGTKVALGEADPTWLPVSSTIASVFFSGMSESGVRFSHEFFWWFHILIVLGFLNYLPYSKHSHVFTAIPNVFFQSLKPRGALNPIDFENVPDDIDHFGAGKLEDFTWKDILDAYTCTECGRCTDNCPAWHTEKPLSPREIVVKLRHYASSEGKVLLNVNGNAAAVAEELDTIPGPKWVTEEELWACTSCNACVEQCPLFIDQMGKIMEMRRFLTLEGRLTGSAVKTLQKLQTQGNPWGFSGSDRAAWLAGYEGVNVIGDEGNEDASGFDYIYWMGCYGGYDPRGQKIAQSVVSLLTQAGVNFAVLGPLESCTGDPARRLGEEALYQMLATQNIETMNDLKVKKVIANCPHCFNTIKNEYPQFGGNFEVINHTQLLNDLVREGRLRPTKEVKEDIAYHDPCYLGRYNRIFDAPRELLESIPGVNLVELDRKRERSFCCGAGGGKIWMEEEAPRVNWNRFEEVEAKNPDTLAVACYFCDTMFEDAAKQAGNEKMQIKDISMILRESVEPDKKS; translated from the coding sequence ATGAAGCCAATAATAATGGCAGTCCTTATAATAGCCGCCTTCGGCTTTTTTGCGTACAACATATACAACCTGATTAAGCTCCTTCGGCTGGGGAAATATGAACAGCGCTTCGACAACATAAAGGAAAGGATAAGGCTAGTACTCGTATACGTCTTCGGCCAGAAGAGGCTCGTCAAGAACTACACCTTCGCAGGCATAGAGCACTTCATGATCTTCTGGGGCTTCGTCATAATCACGATAGGCACTATAGAGATGCTCATCAGCGGCGTCATCCCCGGGTTCAAGCTCATCCCCGGAAAGGCGCACGTCGCCTACGAATTCATTTTAGACATCGTACAGCTGCTCGTTCTCGTGGCGATAGTAATGGGCATCATAAACAGGACGACCATAGCCAGGAGGCGCGAGGTGAACGGGCTCGACGCCGTCGTCATACTCGGGCTCATATTCGGCCTCATGGTTACGGCGCTTACGGCCATGGGCACGAAGGTCGCCCTCGGCGAAGCAGATCCGACGTGGCTCCCCGTATCGAGCACCATAGCCAGCGTCTTTTTCAGCGGCATGAGCGAGAGCGGCGTCAGGTTCTCGCACGAATTCTTCTGGTGGTTCCACATACTCATAGTGCTCGGGTTCCTGAACTATCTTCCATACTCGAAGCACAGCCACGTATTCACGGCTATACCGAACGTATTTTTCCAGAGCTTAAAGCCGAGGGGGGCGCTCAATCCAATAGACTTCGAGAATGTTCCCGACGACATCGACCACTTCGGCGCGGGGAAGCTCGAAGACTTTACGTGGAAGGACATACTCGACGCCTACACCTGTACGGAGTGTGGAAGATGCACGGACAACTGCCCGGCGTGGCACACCGAAAAACCCCTTTCACCGAGGGAAATCGTAGTGAAATTAAGGCATTACGCGTCGAGCGAGGGGAAGGTCCTCCTCAACGTCAACGGCAATGCCGCCGCCGTGGCCGAGGAGCTGGACACGATACCGGGGCCGAAGTGGGTCACGGAGGAGGAGCTCTGGGCCTGCACGAGCTGTAATGCGTGTGTCGAGCAGTGCCCGCTCTTTATCGACCAGATGGGCAAGATCATGGAGATGAGGCGCTTCCTGACGCTCGAAGGGAGGCTCACCGGCTCGGCAGTGAAGACGCTCCAGAAGCTCCAGACGCAGGGTAACCCCTGGGGCTTCAGCGGCAGCGACCGCGCCGCGTGGCTCGCGGGTTACGAGGGCGTAAACGTCATAGGAGACGAGGGCAACGAGGACGCGAGCGGTTTCGATTACATATACTGGATGGGGTGTTACGGCGGATACGACCCGCGCGGCCAGAAGATCGCGCAGTCGGTCGTCAGCCTGTTAACACAGGCGGGGGTCAATTTCGCCGTGCTCGGGCCGCTCGAAAGCTGCACCGGGGACCCGGCGAGGAGGCTCGGCGAGGAGGCCCTTTACCAGATGCTCGCGACCCAGAACATCGAGACGATGAACGATCTTAAGGTAAAGAAGGTCATCGCAAACTGCCCGCACTGCTTTAACACGATCAAGAACGAGTACCCGCAGTTCGGCGGAAATTTCGAGGTTATAAACCACACGCAGCTCCTTAACGACCTCGTAAGGGAGGGGCGTCTACGCCCGACGAAGGAAGTGAAGGAAGATATCGCATATCACGATCCATGTTACCTCGGGCGGTATAACCGCATATTCGACGCCCCGAGAGAGCTCCTCGAATCGATACCGGGAGTGAACCTGGTCGAGCTCGACAGGAAGCGCGAGCGGAGCTTCTGCTGCGGTGCGGGCGGCGGAAAGATATGGATGGAGGAAGAGGCCCCGCGCGTCAACTGGAACCGCTTCGAGGAGGTCGAGGCGAAGAACCCGGACACCCTGGCCGTGGCGTGTTACTTCTGCGATACGATGTTCGAGGACGCGGCCAAGCAGGCCGGAAACGAGAAGATGCAGATTAAGGACATCTCGATGATCCTTCGCGAGTCCGTCGAACCCGATAAGAAATCCTGA
- a CDS encoding lytic transglycosylase domain-containing protein: protein MKRGTRKISVRRFLALLGALPFLLGSFPGDSSADTSFYKKEVNGVVHYTNINPKSKDFKRIVSPWGTFRGTPKSRRGYLNNHKYSDKFDKHINITAREHGLDPLLVKAMIKVESNFNPDAVSPAGAMGVMQLMPGTAERVGVSDAFDPEENIEGGIKYLAMLMKLFNNNTTLALAGYNAGENAVIKYGYKIPPYEETIEYVDRVYAHYDHLRNYPVDRNTGSMVASGKDKASSRRNAGSSKPSKSFMYVETVSEARVYKNGKVVASSRVEPAPGTRGRTLLGAGGVTRPAAVLNAESAVSGSEGRYTVQVASFPDRASAEEMEREFKSKRYPAYTEEVKIPGKGTWYRVKIGKFTTESEANRYGNDMKSSEPGVNSILVTMN, encoded by the coding sequence ATGAAAAGAGGAACGCGAAAAATATCGGTGCGCCGTTTTCTTGCCCTGCTGGGGGCGCTGCCGTTTCTGCTCGGCTCGTTTCCCGGCGACAGCTCCGCCGATACCTCTTTTTATAAAAAAGAGGTCAACGGCGTGGTTCACTACACTAACATCAACCCCAAGAGCAAGGATTTCAAGCGTATCGTGAGCCCCTGGGGCACCTTCCGCGGCACCCCGAAGAGCCGGAGAGGCTATCTCAACAACCACAAGTACTCAGACAAATTCGACAAGCACATAAACATAACGGCCAGGGAGCACGGCCTCGACCCGCTTCTCGTAAAGGCGATGATAAAGGTCGAGTCCAACTTTAACCCCGACGCCGTCTCGCCCGCCGGCGCGATGGGCGTGATGCAGCTCATGCCGGGGACGGCGGAGCGCGTCGGGGTCTCGGACGCGTTCGACCCGGAGGAGAACATCGAGGGCGGCATAAAATACCTGGCCATGCTGATGAAGCTCTTTAACAACAACACGACGCTGGCGCTCGCGGGATACAACGCGGGCGAAAACGCCGTCATAAAGTACGGATACAAGATACCCCCGTACGAAGAAACGATAGAATACGTGGACAGGGTCTACGCCCATTACGATCATTTGAGGAACTATCCCGTCGACAGAAACACCGGGAGCATGGTCGCGAGCGGTAAAGACAAGGCCTCGTCCCGGCGCAATGCCGGATCCTCGAAGCCCTCGAAGTCTTTCATGTACGTCGAAACCGTGAGCGAGGCGAGGGTCTACAAAAATGGGAAAGTGGTCGCTTCCTCCCGCGTGGAGCCCGCCCCCGGAACGAGGGGCAGGACCCTCCTCGGCGCGGGCGGCGTGACTAGGCCCGCGGCCGTGCTGAACGCCGAATCCGCGGTCAGCGGCTCGGAGGGAAGGTATACGGTCCAGGTCGCTTCTTTCCCGGACAGGGCGTCGGCAGAAGAGATGGAGAGGGAGTTCAAGTCCAAGCGCTACCCGGCGTATACCGAGGAAGTAAAGATTCCCGGAAAGGGCACGTGGTACAGGGTGAAGATCGGGAAGTTCACGACCGAGAGCGAGGCCAACAGGTACGGAAACGACATGAAATCGTCCGAGCCGGGCGTAAACTCCATACTCGTCACGATGAACTGA
- the pabB gene encoding aminodeoxychorismate synthase component I — protein sequence MSRNPLRVLESYIGEGFIAVGYIGYEYGAVTEDGFSRKREKTGRRLPDLALLLYRPEDEMPIGSEGPVEARLSDSPFRGRALHVTSNMDEAEYVGIVERAKKYIESGDIYQVNLSRRFEVEGRVDAGALFRRLFHVQHVPFGAYIDFGDFQLVSGSMELFLRRKGKTLTTCPIKGTRSRGHSREEDTIKKAELLRSDKERAENLMIVDLMRNDLSRVCRRGSVKVGRLFDVETYATLHQLVSEVGGQVEGGEGVSGILEKVFPPGSVTGAPKKRALEIIDELEPHYRGPYCGALGIFYPDGDFALSVGIRTAVIEPDRTTFWTGSGIVWDSDPEAEFVETTLKSKAMTKALGFSEG from the coding sequence ATGAGTCGTAATCCGCTTCGAGTCCTCGAAAGCTACATTGGGGAAGGATTCATAGCCGTGGGTTATATAGGTTATGAGTATGGGGCGGTTACGGAGGACGGCTTTTCGAGGAAAAGGGAGAAGACGGGGAGAAGACTCCCGGACCTTGCCCTTCTGCTCTACAGGCCGGAGGATGAGATGCCGATCGGCTCGGAAGGGCCGGTAGAGGCCAGGCTTTCGGACTCACCGTTTCGGGGGAGGGCGCTGCACGTAACGTCCAATATGGACGAAGCGGAGTACGTAGGTATAGTGGAGCGCGCCAAAAAATACATAGAATCGGGGGATATATACCAGGTCAACCTATCGCGGAGGTTCGAGGTGGAAGGCCGTGTCGATGCCGGGGCGCTCTTCCGGCGATTGTTTCACGTGCAACATGTGCCGTTCGGGGCATACATCGATTTCGGTGACTTTCAGCTCGTGAGCGGCTCGATGGAGCTTTTTCTCCGGAGAAAGGGGAAGACGCTGACCACCTGTCCTATCAAGGGGACCCGGAGCCGGGGGCATTCGCGCGAGGAGGACACGATCAAAAAGGCGGAGCTCCTCCGGAGCGACAAGGAAAGGGCCGAGAACCTTATGATAGTCGATCTCATGCGGAACGACCTCTCCCGTGTATGCAGGAGGGGTTCCGTCAAGGTCGGCAGGCTATTCGACGTCGAAACGTACGCGACTCTTCATCAGCTCGTCTCGGAGGTCGGGGGGCAGGTGGAAGGAGGGGAGGGGGTCTCCGGTATCCTGGAGAAGGTCTTTCCGCCGGGGTCCGTAACGGGGGCTCCGAAGAAGAGGGCGCTGGAAATAATCGACGAGCTGGAGCCACATTACCGGGGGCCCTACTGCGGCGCGCTCGGTATATTTTATCCGGACGGCGACTTTGCGCTCAGCGTCGGCATAAGGACGGCGGTGATCGAGCCCGATAGGACCACGTTCTGGACGGGGAGCGGAATAGTGTGGGATTCGGACCCCGAGGCGGAATTCGTGGAAACGACCCTGAAATCGAAGGCCATGACGAAGGCCCTCGGATTTTCGGAGGGATAG
- the xrtH gene encoding exosortase H yields the protein MTEEAKDPKGKAGPAPVSVLRFVITYVVLMGVFFLLIGLKPVQDVFDINDGYSQVIVFLTAKILGVIGIPVSTQGSLMHLPSISLDVEFGCNGLEAVMIYTVAVLTFPATWRERLVGIIGGFLVIQVLNLIRIVGLAYAGVYHRELFDVIHLYVAQGVMIAVALGTFVLYLTYINRNQGKGEEAVE from the coding sequence ATGACGGAAGAAGCGAAAGACCCTAAAGGAAAAGCCGGGCCGGCCCCGGTCAGCGTTTTAAGGTTCGTCATAACGTACGTCGTCCTCATGGGGGTTTTCTTTCTCCTCATCGGGCTCAAGCCCGTTCAGGACGTGTTCGACATAAACGACGGCTACTCGCAGGTGATCGTTTTCCTGACCGCCAAGATACTCGGCGTAATCGGCATCCCGGTTTCGACGCAGGGCTCGCTCATGCATCTCCCGTCCATATCACTGGACGTAGAGTTCGGGTGTAACGGCCTCGAAGCCGTCATGATTTACACGGTCGCCGTCCTTACGTTCCCCGCCACGTGGAGGGAGAGGCTCGTCGGAATAATCGGCGGATTTTTAGTGATACAGGTGCTGAACCTTATAAGGATAGTCGGGCTCGCATACGCGGGCGTATACCACAGGGAGCTCTTCGACGTCATACACCTGTACGTAGCGCAGGGGGTGATGATAGCGGTCGCGCTCGGTACGTTCGTCCTTTACCTGACGTATATAAACCGGAATCAGGGAAAAGGGGAAGAGGCCGTTGAATAA
- a CDS encoding aminotransferase class IV: MAEHIFIEDRPVNDAATVRTLFYGEGLFETFRYKSRMPALFESHYERMRNGAEYLGIPMYSISYIEGLIENAVAAAGIGDAYVKVCLLSDGSTLFYDLPSKSAVLTVVREYKPPSEPLALHVGSARRNSTSPLSHLKSLNYLENVLARREAVSAGFSECLFLSDKGHVAECSAANIYWIRGGILYTPSLECGALRGTTREALLQVAGDAGLDVREGRYSPDDLYECELALATNALIGVMPVSVIGHISLDTDTVHLDSLRKVLFERLGW; this comes from the coding sequence GTGGCGGAGCATATATTCATCGAAGACAGGCCCGTAAACGATGCGGCCACTGTGAGAACACTCTTTTACGGCGAAGGCCTTTTCGAGACTTTCAGGTATAAGTCGCGGATGCCGGCGCTGTTCGAGAGCCATTACGAAAGGATGAGAAACGGCGCGGAGTACCTCGGAATACCTATGTACTCGATCTCGTATATCGAGGGGTTGATTGAAAATGCCGTAGCGGCCGCCGGTATAGGGGACGCCTACGTCAAGGTATGCCTCCTTTCGGACGGGAGCACGCTGTTTTACGACCTTCCGTCGAAAAGCGCCGTTTTAACTGTGGTCAGGGAGTATAAGCCGCCTTCGGAGCCGCTCGCGCTTCACGTGGGCTCAGCAAGGAGGAATTCGACCTCGCCCCTATCGCACCTGAAATCACTCAACTATCTCGAAAATGTGCTCGCCCGGAGGGAGGCCGTCTCGGCCGGGTTCAGCGAATGTCTTTTCCTGAGCGACAAGGGGCACGTCGCCGAGTGCTCGGCGGCCAATATATACTGGATAAGGGGCGGTATTCTGTATACGCCGTCCCTGGAATGCGGAGCACTTCGGGGAACCACGAGGGAAGCCCTCTTGCAGGTTGCCGGGGATGCAGGGCTGGATGTCCGGGAGGGGCGTTATTCACCGGACGATCTGTACGAATGCGAGCTTGCGCTAGCCACCAATGCCCTCATAGGTGTGATGCCCGTATCGGTTATAGGGCATATCTCGCTGGATACCGATACCGTGCACCTGGATAGCCTGAGGAAAGTCCTGTTCGAGCGCCTGGGGTGGTAA
- a CDS encoding TetR/AcrR family transcriptional regulator → MSISGSKKKIIDSAQALFHRHGFQQTSLDDITRVSGVTRSNLYYHFNSKEELGLEALRERIRHYEAEVLEPTLRNTSLPPAGRLSEFYRRVAAYHRSQIPPAGCPFGNLAVEMCGTNDNFREMLSSFFDMWEDSLESCIRQGIESGEFRGDYSPRLMAQMILSHLEGMVLMVKTHRTMEPLDSGTAMIMSLLKAT, encoded by the coding sequence TTGTCCATAAGCGGTAGCAAGAAAAAGATTATCGACAGCGCCCAGGCGCTTTTCCACAGGCACGGCTTCCAGCAGACCTCGCTCGACGATATTACGAGGGTGAGCGGCGTCACGAGGAGCAATCTTTACTACCACTTCAACAGCAAGGAGGAGCTCGGTCTCGAGGCCCTGAGGGAGCGGATAAGGCATTACGAGGCGGAGGTGCTGGAGCCCACGCTCAGAAACACCTCGCTCCCGCCTGCCGGGCGGCTCTCGGAATTCTACAGGCGCGTCGCGGCTTACCACAGGAGCCAGATACCTCCCGCGGGATGCCCCTTCGGCAACCTCGCCGTGGAGATGTGCGGAACCAACGATAACTTCAGGGAAATGCTTTCGTCGTTCTTCGATATGTGGGAAGACTCCCTCGAAAGCTGCATCAGGCAAGGGATAGAAAGCGGCGAGTTCAGGGGGGATTATTCGCCGAGGCTGATGGCGCAGATGATCCTTTCACACCTCGAGGGCATGGTGCTGATGGTGAAGACGCACCGCACCATGGAGCCGCTCGATTCGGGGACGGCGATGATTATGTCGCTTTTAAAAGCGACCTGA
- a CDS encoding cation transporter yields MKDPALYDLSDPRAVRSLHKKALYLSVFTVAYNFLEGIVSIAAGAAAGSMALVGFGLDSFVESLSGGVMIWRFGGRGALSEEEEERREARAVRLVGYTFFVLGAYVAYECLKKLILREPPEPSLVGIVIAVISLVVMPALFYVKYRLGKSVGSRGLVADSRQTLACCYLSLSLLAGLGLNYLYGIWWADPAAGLVIVAFLFREGLEAVRGEYEGCC; encoded by the coding sequence ATGAAGGATCCGGCGCTATACGACCTTTCCGACCCCCGTGCCGTGCGTAGCCTGCATAAAAAGGCTCTCTACCTCTCCGTATTCACAGTAGCGTATAACTTCCTCGAAGGGATCGTGTCCATAGCCGCCGGCGCCGCCGCAGGCAGCATGGCCCTCGTCGGGTTCGGCCTCGACAGCTTTGTCGAATCGCTCTCGGGCGGGGTTATGATCTGGCGCTTCGGGGGGCGCGGCGCTCTTTCCGAAGAGGAGGAGGAAAGAAGGGAAGCCCGTGCGGTAAGGCTCGTGGGTTATACCTTCTTCGTGCTGGGGGCTTATGTCGCGTACGAGTGCTTGAAGAAGCTGATCCTGCGTGAACCACCCGAGCCCAGCCTCGTCGGAATAGTCATAGCGGTTATATCCCTCGTCGTGATGCCCGCCCTTTTCTACGTGAAGTACAGGCTCGGAAAATCAGTCGGGAGCAGGGGCCTCGTCGCCGATTCCAGACAGACGCTCGCATGTTGCTACCTTTCCCTTTCCCTCCTGGCTGGTCTGGGGCTTAACTATCTCTACGGTATATGGTGGGCCGACCCGGCTGCCGGGCTCGTGATCGTCGCGTTTCTCTTCAGGGAAGGCCTGGAGGCGGTGCGCGGCGAGTACGAAGGCTGCTGCTGA
- a CDS encoding carboxymuconolactone decarboxylase family protein, with protein MSDHMYKSVIGKEMAYFKELNPDLHGAWSEFHDNTFKDGALTQKEKQLIAVAGAHITGCPYCIRSRVRLSKNLGATDQEIIESIYVAMRFAMGAPFAYSSIAFEAHDALDNDIPLTEGHFFKKNILKEVNDFHACSGGISESFKKYTKKVFEDGALSKDFKRGIMGLACAHLTKCPYCIRGCVKDARSAGISKEKMAEAINVAMVMAAGSAFAHTSIAMETLMEINEKEKARAAV; from the coding sequence ATGTCCGATCATATGTATAAAAGCGTAATAGGCAAGGAAATGGCTTATTTTAAGGAGCTCAATCCGGATCTTCACGGCGCGTGGTCCGAATTCCACGACAATACGTTTAAAGACGGGGCGCTCACCCAGAAGGAAAAGCAGCTCATCGCGGTTGCAGGGGCGCACATAACCGGCTGTCCCTACTGTATAAGGTCGAGGGTAAGGCTCTCCAAGAACCTGGGAGCGACTGACCAGGAGATAATCGAGTCGATATACGTCGCGATGAGGTTCGCGATGGGCGCTCCATTCGCGTATTCCAGCATCGCGTTCGAAGCGCACGACGCACTCGATAACGACATCCCCCTCACCGAGGGGCACTTCTTCAAGAAGAACATCCTGAAGGAGGTAAACGATTTCCACGCCTGCAGCGGGGGGATATCCGAGTCGTTCAAAAAGTACACGAAAAAGGTCTTCGAAGACGGCGCACTGTCCAAGGACTTCAAGCGCGGCATAATGGGGCTCGCATGCGCCCACCTCACAAAATGCCCTTACTGCATAAGGGGCTGCGTTAAGGACGCGCGGAGTGCGGGGATCTCGAAGGAAAAGATGGCCGAGGCCATTAACGTAGCCATGGTCATGGCCGCAGGGTCGGCGTTTGCCCATACTAGCATAGCCATGGAGACCCTGATGGAAATAAACGAGAAGGAAAAGGCCCGCGCAGCCGTTTGA
- a CDS encoding SAM-dependent methyltransferase → MSPLTEIIKDEIAGSGPMKFDRFMELALYHPGYGYYTSGGARIGKERDYYTSPCVHPAFGETIARFLVKAAETLGGGEFTVAEPGAGRGLLASDILHSLRENAPGVYSRTSYVVIEKSPAAIREAETLLGGHRGRVRFAESLDALGAESVTGALLSNELMDALPFRRARFEGGRIREILVTLEDGRLIETTGDGPAPDIEEYFGWKDDFVEGQEVEVNLGSAECLEDIARVLKKGFALTIDYGYLRDELFGPDRMKGTYKCIYRHTVSEDPYIRIGEQDITAHVDFSLLVRAGEETGLREVKYTTQGQFLIDWGVLEILERESPAKKSKELREVKALSAIKGLFLPGSMGHSFRALLQAKGLGRELEGFYPESPLTISFGVT, encoded by the coding sequence ATGAGCCCCCTTACGGAAATCATAAAGGACGAGATAGCGGGCAGCGGCCCGATGAAGTTCGACCGCTTCATGGAGCTTGCGCTCTATCACCCTGGCTACGGCTATTATACATCGGGCGGCGCGCGTATCGGAAAGGAGCGCGACTACTACACGAGCCCCTGTGTCCATCCCGCCTTCGGCGAAACCATCGCCCGGTTCCTCGTTAAGGCGGCGGAGACGCTGGGGGGCGGCGAGTTTACAGTGGCCGAGCCCGGCGCGGGACGAGGGCTCCTCGCGTCCGACATTCTGCACTCTCTGAGGGAGAACGCGCCCGGGGTATACAGCCGGACGAGCTACGTCGTAATAGAGAAGAGCCCCGCCGCGATACGCGAGGCGGAGACGCTCCTCGGCGGGCACCGGGGGCGCGTGAGGTTCGCCGAATCTCTCGACGCCCTCGGCGCGGAGAGCGTAACCGGCGCCCTGCTCTCGAACGAGCTCATGGACGCCCTCCCCTTCAGGCGGGCGAGGTTCGAGGGCGGGAGGATTCGCGAAATACTCGTAACACTCGAAGACGGGCGGCTTATCGAAACGACGGGCGACGGGCCTGCGCCCGATATAGAGGAGTACTTCGGCTGGAAGGACGATTTCGTCGAGGGGCAGGAGGTAGAGGTTAACCTCGGCTCTGCTGAATGCCTGGAAGACATCGCGCGGGTTTTAAAGAAAGGCTTCGCCCTGACAATAGACTACGGCTACCTCCGGGACGAGCTTTTCGGACCGGACAGGATGAAAGGGACATACAAGTGTATCTACAGACACACGGTGAGCGAGGACCCGTACATCCGCATCGGTGAGCAGGACATTACGGCGCACGTAGATTTCAGCCTCCTTGTACGGGCCGGCGAGGAAACCGGCCTCAGGGAGGTGAAATACACCACGCAGGGCCAGTTTCTTATAGACTGGGGCGTCCTGGAGATACTCGAAAGGGAGAGCCCGGCAAAAAAAAGCAAGGAGCTGAGGGAGGTTAAAGCGCTTTCGGCCATAAAGGGCCTTTTCCTCCCGGGCTCCATGGGACACAGCTTCAGGGCATTGCTTCAGGCAAAAGGGCTTGGCCGCGAGCTCGAAGGGTTTTATCCCGAGTCGCCCCTGACTATCAGCTTCGGCGTTACTTAA
- the mnmE gene encoding tRNA uridine-5-carboxymethylaminomethyl(34) synthesis GTPase MnmE translates to MGSSFTPNDDTIAAIATPPGDGGIAVIRISGPESLDIIRAIFEAGGEEAPGFTPRTLYHGHITDPESGALIDEVLAVYMKSPASYTGEDVVEIHSHGGHIVPKKIMDLVFGQGARPANPGEFSLRAFLNGKMDLAQAEAVADVINARTGDALKQAELQLEGVLSHKIQEIKDIILDILAEVEAQVDFPEEDIDPIVKSALIARTEDILAGLGALLSTYNEGRILKHGVSIAIIGKPNVGKSSLLNRLVMKERAIVSPVPGTTRDFIEESIDVRGLPLRLVDTAGIRATGDEIERAGVDLAKKKASEAELIICVIDGSAPLDEDDNEVLSSLEGKQAVLAVNKADAGLKVSDSELRGFCAPGKTVHTSAKAGTGIEDLKEAINGLLRGNAKRGEAEEIVLTELRHKLAIEKAAEGLSSFLKLLDAGESPEFLALDLRVALDSLGEITGEVTTEDVLGRIFSKFCVGK, encoded by the coding sequence ATGGGCTCCTCATTTACCCCCAATGACGACACGATTGCCGCTATAGCCACCCCTCCCGGGGACGGCGGAATAGCCGTTATACGCATAAGCGGCCCGGAATCACTCGATATTATCCGCGCTATATTCGAAGCCGGGGGGGAAGAAGCCCCGGGCTTCACACCGCGGACCCTCTACCACGGTCACATCACTGACCCGGAAAGCGGGGCGCTGATCGACGAGGTGCTGGCCGTGTATATGAAATCCCCGGCTTCCTACACGGGAGAGGACGTCGTCGAGATACACTCCCACGGCGGCCACATAGTACCCAAAAAGATTATGGACCTGGTATTCGGCCAGGGAGCGAGGCCCGCGAATCCCGGGGAGTTCTCGCTGAGGGCGTTTCTCAACGGGAAGATGGACCTGGCGCAGGCCGAGGCCGTAGCGGACGTGATAAACGCCCGGACGGGAGACGCCCTTAAACAGGCCGAGCTCCAGCTAGAGGGCGTACTGTCCCATAAGATACAGGAAATAAAGGACATTATCCTCGACATACTGGCCGAGGTCGAGGCACAGGTGGATTTCCCCGAGGAAGACATAGACCCCATCGTTAAAAGCGCCCTCATCGCACGGACGGAGGATATCCTGGCCGGCCTCGGAGCACTTTTGAGCACCTACAATGAAGGGAGGATTCTGAAACACGGTGTCAGCATAGCCATCATCGGGAAGCCGAACGTCGGCAAATCGAGCCTCCTTAACCGGCTCGTCATGAAGGAAAGGGCAATAGTAAGTCCCGTTCCGGGCACGACCAGGGACTTTATCGAGGAAAGCATAGACGTAAGGGGTCTCCCGCTCCGCCTAGTCGATACTGCGGGAATAAGAGCCACCGGAGACGAGATAGAGCGTGCCGGGGTAGACCTCGCGAAGAAGAAGGCCTCGGAGGCCGAGCTCATAATATGCGTTATAGACGGCAGCGCCCCCCTCGACGAGGATGATAACGAGGTTTTAAGCAGCCTCGAGGGAAAACAGGCCGTTCTGGCGGTCAACAAGGCGGATGCGGGGCTTAAAGTAAGCGACAGCGAGCTCCGGGGATTCTGCGCCCCCGGGAAGACGGTTCACACGTCGGCAAAGGCTGGAACCGGCATAGAGGACCTGAAAGAAGCCATAAACGGGCTCCTCCGCGGAAACGCGAAACGGGGAGAGGCGGAGGAGATTGTATTAACCGAGCTCAGGCACAAACTGGCCATCGAGAAGGCGGCGGAAGGCCTCTCGTCGTTCCTCAAGCTTCTCGACGCCGGGGAATCGCCTGAATTCCTGGCGCTCGATCTGAGAGTAGCCCTCGATTCACTGGGGGAGATCACGGGCGAGGTTACAACCGAGGACGTACTCGGCCGCATTTTCAGCAAGTTCTGCGTCGGCAAATAA